The following coding sequences lie in one Spinacia oleracea cultivar Varoflay chromosome 1, BTI_SOV_V1, whole genome shotgun sequence genomic window:
- the LOC110778084 gene encoding protein TIC 55, chloroplastic-like: MSRQLSKPSKEVSSPIRSCTGRSPKYPCATFEEVRSRASAQMRLEEDDATRTTAPRLAGAAAIDDDFTILLAKLSEGQLVDGRLECLYHGWQFEGEGKCVKIRQLPAGAKIPKQACVKTYEVRYSQGVVWVWMSQRFPPNAEKLPWFENFARPGFQDISTTHELPYDHSILLENLMDPAHVPISHDRTDWSAKREDAQALLFEVIERTDRGFAGWWGKESEKSMLNFLRFEAPCVLSNSREIVDEKGEKNYFSGLFLCRPPGQGKSMLIVRFGTTKRSPLAKFFPTWYFHQNASKVFEQDMGFLSSQNEVLIREKVPTKELYLNLKSSDTWVAEYRKRMDKVGHGMPYHFGHSIISPPEVPAVVEHAPAGLFAGLSAQSPAKGGLGTMYAPNWSNRYFRHVINCKECSGVLKAFETWKKVLSVIALLSTGFAILVSGRQWKALCLVTTSLCLAGVCLSDDCEGCLYKVYMIFDMKNGDIRYNVVLLDILIWHKLKVVTIFMPRYNLLLLL; this comes from the exons ATGTCAAGACAGCTATCGAAGCCTTCAAAAGAGGTCTCATCCCCAATTCGGAGTTGTACCGGGAGATCACCAAAATATCCATGTGCGACATTTGAAGAGGTCAGATCCAGAGCTAGTGCCCAAATGCGCCTGGAAGAGGATGATGCAACCCGGACGACGGCACCACGGCTAGCAGGGGCAGCAGCGATAGACGATGATTTTACTATTCT GCTAGCAAAACTTTCAGAAGGACAATTAGTTGATGGGAGGTTGGAATGTTTATACCATGGTTGGCAATTTGAAGGGGAAGGCAAATGTGTGAAGATACGTCAG CTACCAGCAGGAGCTAAAATTCCTAAACAAGCATGTGTGAAGACTTATGAAGTGAGATATTCTCAAGGAGTTGTGTGGGTGTGGATGTCCCAAAGATTCCCGCCAAATGCCGAGAAACTCCCTTGGTTTGAAAACTTTGCTAGGCCAGGGTTTCAAGATAT atcaacTACACACGAGCTTCCATATGACCACTCCATTCTCCTCGAGAATCTCATGGACCCAGCCCACGTCCCAATATCCCATGATCGGACTGATTGGAGTGCAAAACGAGAAGACGCTCAAGCGTTGCTTTTTGAAGTCATAGAGAGAACAGACCGAGGTTTTGCTGGCTGGTGGGGAAAAGAAAGCGAGAAATCTATGTTAAATTTTCTGAGGTTTGAGGCACCATGTGTGCTCTCAAATAGTCGAGAGATAGTTGATGAAAAGGGAGAAAAAAACTACTTCAGCGGGCTCTTCCTTTGCAGGCCACCAGGGCAGGGGAAATCCATGCTAATTGTGAGGTTTGGAACCACTAAAAGATCGCCTCTTGCTAAATTCTTTCCCACGTGGTATTTCCACCAAAATGCTAGTAAGGTGTTTGAGCAAGACATGGGCTTCCTCTCATCCCAGAATGAGGTTTTGATCAGAGAGAAAGTCCCAACAAAGGAACTCTACCTGAATTTGAAGTCTTCTGACACTTGGGTTGCAGAATACAGGAAACGGATGGACAAAGTTGGGCATGGGATGCCTTATCATTTTGGGCATAGTATTATTTCACCCCCTGAAGTTCCAGCAGTTGTTGAGCATGCCCCAGCAGGTCTATTTGCTGGACTGTCGGCTCAATCTCCTGCTAAAGGTGGGCTTGGGACCATGTATGCTCCGAATTGGTCTAACCGGTATTTCCGACATGTGATCAATTGCAAGGAATGCAGTGGTGTCCTTAAAGCCTTTGAAACATGGAAAAAGGTCCTTTCTGTTATCGCTCTTTTATCCACTGGATTTGCCATACTTGTTTCAGGAAGGCAGTGGAAAGCTCTATGTTTAGTTACCACTTCATTGTGCTTGGCTGGAGTGTGTTTGTCAGACGATTGTGAAGGTTGCCTATATAAGGTCTACATGATATTTGATATGAAGAATGGGGATATTAGGTACAATGTGGTGCTCCTTGACATTCTTATTTGGCACAAATTGAAGGTTGTTACAATTTTCATGCCTAGATACAACTTACTCTTATTATTGTAA
- the LOC110778081 gene encoding uncharacterized protein isoform X3 yields MGNTSVIEKVMQLWNTWDDRFFMLTSLLIQALLTILAPYRKRSASRLVKFCLWLLYLSADAVALFTIGLITSSQDINSPQRQDLLAFWAPFLLLHLGGPDTITALALEDNELWHRHALQLAIQLIVTLYVFVQSLRGDNRLWLPTVLMYVDGCIKYTERTEALYFASMNSFRESLASKPHSGPDYARFSEPINPSVTGAHVITIQDSKKSLGRDYQDDLNHSSKDGVPCDTKYTRNYACTLKDADAEEEENVMIKDAYKFYTKFKGLLADAFLSLEDREESRSFFLDKAASKVYRVVEIELNFVYDIFYTKVFLLQKKRAYVRILSFLSVVAALLLFSFKDKTEYHDTDVGITFALLGGAIALDLFVVLMLMVSDWWIIITPKFGIPKYVRFYLIQFLKLLRFTRGHSRSRWARSISRYNLLDRCFKDPPSFLKFIFIRRIREFLMGVLYVETKQIDEQLVVNFIIEELQKKAKLATDIKTSKEVYSARGNNHWYHWWWACQRFVLKILVKRLRRS; encoded by the exons ATGGGAAATACAAGTGTGATAGAGAAAGTAATGCAACTATGGAATACATGGGATGATCGATTCTTCATGCTGACCAGTCTCCTAATCCAAGCTCTACTCACAATCCTAGCACCATATAGAAAACGCAGTGCAAGCCGGTTAGTAAAATTCTGCTTATGGCTCCTTTACTTATCAGCCGACGCAGTCGCATTATTCACCATTGGTTTAATCACAAGCAGCCAAGATATAAACTCTCCACAAAGGCAAGATCTTCTTGCATTTTGGGCACCTTTTCTTTTACTACATCTTGGGGGTCCAGACACAATTACTGCTCTTGCTTTAGAAGATAACGAGTTATGGCACCGGCACGCTCTTCAGTTAGCAATTCAGCTTATTGTTACTCTCTATGTGTTTGTTCAGTCTCTTCGAGGCGATAACAGGTTGTGGTTGCCAACTGTCCTCATGTATGTGGATGGATGTATCAAGTATACAGAGAGAACAGAGGCTTTGTACTTTGCAAGTATGAACAGTTTTAGAGAATCTCTTGCGAGTAAACCTCACTCTGGACCTGATTATGCCAGGTTTAGCGAACCCATCAATCCTTCTGTTACTGGTGCTCATGTCATTACAATTCAAG ACAGCAAGAAGTCGCTAGGAAGAGATTATCAAGACGATTTGAACCATTCATCTAAGGACGGAGTGCCCTGTGACACAAAGTATACTAGAAATTATGCATGTACTCTGAAAGATGCTGATGCGGAGGAGGAAGAAAATGTGATGATCAAAGATGCTTATAAGTTTTATACGAAATTCAAAGGGCTTTTAGCAGATGCTTTTCTAAGCTTAGAGGATCGTGAAGAAAGTCGTTCCTTTTTCCTTGACAAAGCTGCCTCAAAGGTTTACAGGGTAGTAGAAATTGAGCTCAATTTCGTCTATGATATCTTTTACACCAAAGTATTTTTACTACAAAAGAAACGAGCTTATGTTCGTATACTTAGCTTCCTATCGGTTGTAGCAGCCCTTCTCTTGTTTTCCTTCAAGGATAAAACTGAATACCACGACACTGATGTTGGTATAACCTTTGCCTTGTTGGGGGGTGCCATTGCCCTAGATTTATTTGTAGTTTTAATGCTTATGGTGTCTGATTGGTGGATCATTATCACCCCCAAGTTCGGCATCCCCAAGTACGtcagattttatttgatacAGTTTCTCAAGTTACTGAGATTCACAAGAGGTCACAGTAGAAGTAGGTGGGCGCGGTCCATCTCTAGGTACAACCTGCTAGATCGATGTTTTAAGGATCCTCCTTCATTCTTGAAGTTCATTTTTATCAGGAGGATAAGGGAATTTCTTATGGGAGTTTTATATGTTGAAACGAAACAAATTGATGAACAACTTGTTGTGAATTTCATCATTGAAGAACTACAGAAGAAGGCAAAGCTAGCCACTGATATAAAGACGAGCAAAGAAGTATATTCAGCAAGAG GCAACAATCATTGGTATCACTGGTGGTGGGCATGTCAGAGATTCGTTTTGAAGATACTTGTGAAGAGGCTAAGAAGGTCATGA
- the LOC110778081 gene encoding uncharacterized protein isoform X1, which yields MGNTSVIEKVMQLWNTWDDRFFMLTSLLIQALLTILAPYRKRSASRLVKFCLWLLYLSADAVALFTIGLITSSQDINSPQRQDLLAFWAPFLLLHLGGPDTITALALEDNELWHRHALQLAIQLIVTLYVFVQSLRGDNRLWLPTVLMYVDGCIKYTERTEALYFASMNSFRESLASKPHSGPDYARFSEPINPSVTGAHVITIQDSKKSLGRDYQDDLNHSSKDGVPCDTKYTRNYACTLKDADAEEEENVMIKDAYKFYTKFKGLLADAFLSLEDREESRSFFLDKAASKVYRVVEIELNFVYDIFYTKVFLLQKKRAYVRILSFLSVVAALLLFSFKDKTEYHDTDVGITFALLGGAIALDLFVVLMLMVSDWWIIITPKFGIPKYVRFYLIQFLKLLRFTRGHSRSRWARSISRYNLLDRCFKDPPSFLKFIFIRRIREFLMGVLYVETKQIDEQLVVNFIIEELQKKAKLATDIKTSKEVYSARGNLVLENDYFLVSEYLNPWTLDVEYDESVLIWHLATDICYWTSDDSVRQTDYANFCKQVSDYMTYLLLRQQSLVSLVVGMSEIRFEDTCEEAKKVMNRNASSSWIGRVCAGVKKFICKKLVCQISSIGNQNQCPKTDDLLFQEFCNKVLNAQVQPVDGVIAEGEKTKSVLVDACLLAKQLKMFGNIQWEITSKVWVELLCYAATRCSPKSHVAQLSKGGELITLVWLLMAHLGLGERFLQNQGFGWTKLIIHK from the exons ATGGGAAATACAAGTGTGATAGAGAAAGTAATGCAACTATGGAATACATGGGATGATCGATTCTTCATGCTGACCAGTCTCCTAATCCAAGCTCTACTCACAATCCTAGCACCATATAGAAAACGCAGTGCAAGCCGGTTAGTAAAATTCTGCTTATGGCTCCTTTACTTATCAGCCGACGCAGTCGCATTATTCACCATTGGTTTAATCACAAGCAGCCAAGATATAAACTCTCCACAAAGGCAAGATCTTCTTGCATTTTGGGCACCTTTTCTTTTACTACATCTTGGGGGTCCAGACACAATTACTGCTCTTGCTTTAGAAGATAACGAGTTATGGCACCGGCACGCTCTTCAGTTAGCAATTCAGCTTATTGTTACTCTCTATGTGTTTGTTCAGTCTCTTCGAGGCGATAACAGGTTGTGGTTGCCAACTGTCCTCATGTATGTGGATGGATGTATCAAGTATACAGAGAGAACAGAGGCTTTGTACTTTGCAAGTATGAACAGTTTTAGAGAATCTCTTGCGAGTAAACCTCACTCTGGACCTGATTATGCCAGGTTTAGCGAACCCATCAATCCTTCTGTTACTGGTGCTCATGTCATTACAATTCAAG ACAGCAAGAAGTCGCTAGGAAGAGATTATCAAGACGATTTGAACCATTCATCTAAGGACGGAGTGCCCTGTGACACAAAGTATACTAGAAATTATGCATGTACTCTGAAAGATGCTGATGCGGAGGAGGAAGAAAATGTGATGATCAAAGATGCTTATAAGTTTTATACGAAATTCAAAGGGCTTTTAGCAGATGCTTTTCTAAGCTTAGAGGATCGTGAAGAAAGTCGTTCCTTTTTCCTTGACAAAGCTGCCTCAAAGGTTTACAGGGTAGTAGAAATTGAGCTCAATTTCGTCTATGATATCTTTTACACCAAAGTATTTTTACTACAAAAGAAACGAGCTTATGTTCGTATACTTAGCTTCCTATCGGTTGTAGCAGCCCTTCTCTTGTTTTCCTTCAAGGATAAAACTGAATACCACGACACTGATGTTGGTATAACCTTTGCCTTGTTGGGGGGTGCCATTGCCCTAGATTTATTTGTAGTTTTAATGCTTATGGTGTCTGATTGGTGGATCATTATCACCCCCAAGTTCGGCATCCCCAAGTACGtcagattttatttgatacAGTTTCTCAAGTTACTGAGATTCACAAGAGGTCACAGTAGAAGTAGGTGGGCGCGGTCCATCTCTAGGTACAACCTGCTAGATCGATGTTTTAAGGATCCTCCTTCATTCTTGAAGTTCATTTTTATCAGGAGGATAAGGGAATTTCTTATGGGAGTTTTATATGTTGAAACGAAACAAATTGATGAACAACTTGTTGTGAATTTCATCATTGAAGAACTACAGAAGAAGGCAAAGCTAGCCACTGATATAAAGACGAGCAAAGAAGTATATTCAGCAAGAGGTAATTTGGTTTTGGAGAATGATTATTTTCTTGTATCCGAGTACTTAAATCCTTGGACATTGGATGTAGAATATGATGAGAGTGTATTGATTTGGCATCTTGCTACTGATATATGTTACTGGACTAGTGATGACAGTGTTCGACAAACAGACTATGCCAATTTCTGTAAACAAGTCTCTGATTACATGACATATCTTTTACTTAGGCAACAATCATTGGTATCACTGGTGGTGGGCATGTCAGAGATTCGTTTTGAAGATACTTGTGAAGAGGCTAAGAAGGTCATGAATCGGAACGCATCAAGTAGTTGGATAGGCAGAGTATGTGCAGGGGTTAAGAAATTCATATGTAAGAAGTTGGTTTGTCAAATTTCATCAATAGGGAACCAAAATCAATGTCCAAAAACAGATGATTTGTTGTTTCAGGAATTCTGCAATAAGGTCCTGAATGCACAAGTTCAGCCTGTGGATGGCGTGATAGCTGAGGGTGAGAAGACCAAATCTGTGTTAGTTGATGCTTGTCTACTTGCGAAGCAACTGAAAATGTTCGGTAACATTCAATGGGAGATAACAAGTAAGGTGTGGGTTGAGCTCCTTTGTTATGCTGCAACACGCTGCTCACCCAAGTCCCATGTCGCACAATTAAGCAAAGGTGGGGAACTCATTACATTAGTGTGGCTATTGATGGCTCATCTTGGTTTAGGAGAACGTTTCCTCCAAAATCAGGGGTTCGGATGGACTAAATTGATCATCCATAAATGA
- the LOC110778081 gene encoding uncharacterized protein isoform X2, translating into MGNTSVIEKVMQLWNTWDDRFFMLTSLLIQALLTILAPYRKRSASRLVKFCLWLLYLSADAVALFTIGLITSSQDINSPQRQDLLAFWAPFLLLHLGGPDTITALALEDNELWHRHALQLAIQLIVTLYVFVQSLRGDNRLWLPTVLMYVDGCIKYTERTEALYFASMNSFRESLASKPHSGPDYARFSEPINPSVTGAHVITIQDSKKSLGRDYQDDLNHSSKDGVPCDTKYTRNYACTLKDADAEEEENVMIKDAYKFYTKFKGLLADAFLSLEDREESRSFFLDKAASKVYRVVEIELNFVYDIFYTKVFLLQKKRAYVRILSFLSVVAALLLFSFKDKTEYHDTDVGITFALLGGAIALDLFVVLMLMVSDWWIIITPKFGIPKYVRFYLIQFLKLLRFTRGHSRSRWARSISRYNLLDRCFKDPPSFLKFIFIRRIREFLMGVLYVETKQIDEQLVVNFIIEELQKKAKLATDIKTSKEVYSARGNLVLENDYFLVSEYLNPWTLDVEYDESVLIWHLATDICYWTSDDSVRQTDYANFCKQVSDYMTYLLLRQQSLVSLVVGMSEIRFEDTCEEAKKVMNRNASSSWIGRVCAGVKKFI; encoded by the exons ATGGGAAATACAAGTGTGATAGAGAAAGTAATGCAACTATGGAATACATGGGATGATCGATTCTTCATGCTGACCAGTCTCCTAATCCAAGCTCTACTCACAATCCTAGCACCATATAGAAAACGCAGTGCAAGCCGGTTAGTAAAATTCTGCTTATGGCTCCTTTACTTATCAGCCGACGCAGTCGCATTATTCACCATTGGTTTAATCACAAGCAGCCAAGATATAAACTCTCCACAAAGGCAAGATCTTCTTGCATTTTGGGCACCTTTTCTTTTACTACATCTTGGGGGTCCAGACACAATTACTGCTCTTGCTTTAGAAGATAACGAGTTATGGCACCGGCACGCTCTTCAGTTAGCAATTCAGCTTATTGTTACTCTCTATGTGTTTGTTCAGTCTCTTCGAGGCGATAACAGGTTGTGGTTGCCAACTGTCCTCATGTATGTGGATGGATGTATCAAGTATACAGAGAGAACAGAGGCTTTGTACTTTGCAAGTATGAACAGTTTTAGAGAATCTCTTGCGAGTAAACCTCACTCTGGACCTGATTATGCCAGGTTTAGCGAACCCATCAATCCTTCTGTTACTGGTGCTCATGTCATTACAATTCAAG ACAGCAAGAAGTCGCTAGGAAGAGATTATCAAGACGATTTGAACCATTCATCTAAGGACGGAGTGCCCTGTGACACAAAGTATACTAGAAATTATGCATGTACTCTGAAAGATGCTGATGCGGAGGAGGAAGAAAATGTGATGATCAAAGATGCTTATAAGTTTTATACGAAATTCAAAGGGCTTTTAGCAGATGCTTTTCTAAGCTTAGAGGATCGTGAAGAAAGTCGTTCCTTTTTCCTTGACAAAGCTGCCTCAAAGGTTTACAGGGTAGTAGAAATTGAGCTCAATTTCGTCTATGATATCTTTTACACCAAAGTATTTTTACTACAAAAGAAACGAGCTTATGTTCGTATACTTAGCTTCCTATCGGTTGTAGCAGCCCTTCTCTTGTTTTCCTTCAAGGATAAAACTGAATACCACGACACTGATGTTGGTATAACCTTTGCCTTGTTGGGGGGTGCCATTGCCCTAGATTTATTTGTAGTTTTAATGCTTATGGTGTCTGATTGGTGGATCATTATCACCCCCAAGTTCGGCATCCCCAAGTACGtcagattttatttgatacAGTTTCTCAAGTTACTGAGATTCACAAGAGGTCACAGTAGAAGTAGGTGGGCGCGGTCCATCTCTAGGTACAACCTGCTAGATCGATGTTTTAAGGATCCTCCTTCATTCTTGAAGTTCATTTTTATCAGGAGGATAAGGGAATTTCTTATGGGAGTTTTATATGTTGAAACGAAACAAATTGATGAACAACTTGTTGTGAATTTCATCATTGAAGAACTACAGAAGAAGGCAAAGCTAGCCACTGATATAAAGACGAGCAAAGAAGTATATTCAGCAAGAGGTAATTTGGTTTTGGAGAATGATTATTTTCTTGTATCCGAGTACTTAAATCCTTGGACATTGGATGTAGAATATGATGAGAGTGTATTGATTTGGCATCTTGCTACTGATATATGTTACTGGACTAGTGATGACAGTGTTCGACAAACAGACTATGCCAATTTCTGTAAACAAGTCTCTGATTACATGACATATCTTTTACTTAGGCAACAATCATTGGTATCACTGGTGGTGGGCATGTCAGAGATTCGTTTTGAAGATACTTGTGAAGAGGCTAAGAAGGTCATGAATCGGAACGCATCAAGTAGTTGGATAGGCAGAGTATGTGCAGGGGTTAAGAAATTCATAT GA